A window from Flavobacterium sp. 83 encodes these proteins:
- the proB gene encoding glutamate 5-kinase: MDKSGKKRILLKLGSNTLTKETNHISRGKIEDIGMQIAALKDDYEFIIVSSGAIAAAKQFVKLDNHDKDVFVKQALASIGQPHLMRIYHENFSDLGLHTSQCLLSYSDFEKEQTKINIVNTINVLVKNSYIPIINENDTVATDEIQFGDNDKLAALTAVLLNVDILIIATNTNGIYTKVSINDAVPETISLVTDLQLLEKEIGDSKSSHGTGGMQSKIEATAIAKAANIETWIVNGLEDNFILKALKNEIPFTKIT; encoded by the coding sequence ATGGACAAATCAGGTAAAAAAAGAATTTTATTAAAGTTAGGTAGCAATACCTTAACCAAAGAAACCAATCACATTTCGAGAGGAAAGATTGAAGATATTGGAATGCAAATTGCGGCATTGAAAGACGATTATGAGTTTATAATTGTAAGTTCTGGTGCTATTGCTGCAGCCAAACAATTTGTAAAACTGGATAACCACGATAAAGATGTTTTTGTAAAACAAGCCTTGGCTTCAATTGGTCAGCCTCATTTGATGCGGATTTACCACGAAAATTTTAGCGATTTAGGTTTGCATACTTCACAATGTTTACTTTCGTATTCTGATTTCGAAAAAGAACAGACCAAAATCAATATTGTTAACACAATCAACGTTTTGGTCAAAAACAGTTACATTCCAATTATCAATGAAAATGATACTGTGGCAACGGATGAAATTCAGTTTGGTGATAATGATAAATTAGCCGCTTTAACAGCCGTTTTATTAAATGTTGACATTCTTATTATTGCTACCAATACGAACGGAATTTACACCAAAGTATCTATCAATGATGCAGTTCCTGAAACAATTTCTTTAGTAACTGATTTGCAACTATTGGAAAAAGAAATTGGGGATTCGAAATCCTCGCACGGAACCGGCGGAATGCAATCTAAAATAGAAGCTACGGCAATTGCCAAAGCAGCTAATATAGAAACCTGGATTGTCAATGGATTAGAAGACAACTTTATTTTGAAAGCTTTAAAAAACGAAATACCTTTTACGAAAATAACTTAA
- the glyA gene encoding serine hydroxymethyltransferase, with translation MQRDEQIFDLILEEQERQIHGLELIASENFVSDEVMEAAGSVLTNKYAEGYPGKRYYGGCEVVDVIEQIAIDRAKELFGAAYANVQPHSGSQANTAVYHACIKPGDKILGFDLSHGGHLTHGSPVNFSGRLYTPSFYGVDKETGRLDYDKIQEIATKEQPKLIIAGASAYSRDMDFERFRVIADSVGAILLADISHPAGLIAKGLMNDPLPHCHIVTTTTHKTLRGPRGGLILMGKDFENPFGLTTPKGEIRMMSSLLDLAVFPGNQGGPLMHIIAAKAVAFGEALKDEFFTYALQLQKNANAMADAFVKRGYEIISGGTDNHMMLIDLRNKNISGKDAENALVKAEITVNKNMVPFDDKSPFVTSGIRVGTAAITTRGLLEEDMETIVALIDRVLVDHTNEDVIEAVAAEVNEMMSERAIFVY, from the coding sequence ATGCAACGCGACGAACAAATTTTTGACCTTATTCTAGAAGAACAAGAAAGACAAATACACGGATTAGAACTTATCGCTTCGGAAAACTTCGTAAGTGACGAAGTAATGGAAGCAGCTGGTTCTGTTTTAACCAATAAATATGCAGAAGGATATCCTGGCAAAAGATACTACGGCGGTTGCGAAGTAGTTGATGTTATTGAGCAAATTGCTATTGACAGAGCTAAAGAATTATTTGGTGCTGCTTACGCAAATGTACAGCCACACTCTGGTTCACAAGCAAATACGGCTGTTTATCACGCTTGTATTAAACCTGGAGATAAAATTTTAGGTTTTGATTTGTCTCATGGTGGGCATTTAACTCACGGTTCTCCTGTAAACTTTTCAGGACGTTTATATACTCCTTCTTTCTACGGTGTGGATAAGGAAACAGGAAGATTAGATTATGATAAAATTCAAGAAATTGCAACAAAAGAGCAACCAAAATTAATTATCGCAGGAGCTTCGGCTTATTCTCGTGATATGGATTTTGAGCGTTTCAGAGTAATTGCTGATAGTGTTGGTGCTATTTTATTAGCTGATATTTCTCATCCAGCAGGTCTTATTGCAAAAGGATTGATGAATGATCCATTGCCTCATTGTCATATTGTAACTACTACAACTCATAAGACATTACGTGGTCCTCGTGGAGGTTTAATTTTAATGGGTAAAGATTTTGAAAACCCGTTTGGTTTAACAACACCAAAAGGAGAAATCAGAATGATGTCATCGTTATTAGACTTAGCTGTTTTTCCTGGAAATCAAGGTGGTCCTTTAATGCATATTATTGCTGCTAAAGCTGTAGCATTTGGTGAAGCATTGAAAGATGAGTTCTTTACTTATGCTTTGCAATTACAAAAAAATGCTAACGCAATGGCAGATGCTTTTGTAAAAAGAGGATATGAAATCATTTCTGGAGGTACAGATAACCACATGATGTTGATTGATTTAAGAAACAAAAATATTTCTGGAAAAGATGCTGAAAATGCATTGGTAAAAGCAGAAATTACTGTAAATAAAAATATGGTTCCATTTGATGATAAATCACCATTTGTAACTTCAGGAATTCGTGTAGGAACTGCAGCGATTACCACTCGTGGTTTGCTTGAAGAAGATATGGAAACTATTGTAGCTCTAATTGACAGAGTTTTAGTGGATCATACTAACGAAGATGTTATTGAAGCTGTAGCAGCTGAAGTAAACGAAATGATGAGCGAAAGAGCTATTTTCGTATACTAA
- a CDS encoding aspartate aminotransferase family protein: MNLFDVYPLYNITPVKALDCTITDEKGVEYLDLYGGHGVISIGHTQPDYVTKLKNQLDNIGFYSNAIQNPLQVELAEKLGKLSGLEDYTLFLCSSGAEANENALKLASFHNNKSRVIAFDNSFHGRTSAAVAVTDNKKIVAPINAQQIVTFLPLNNIELVENELKKGDVSSVIIEGIQGVGGLDQGTTEFFQALEKICEAHDVVLILDEVQSGYGRSGKFFAHQHHDIKADIICLAKGMGNGFPIGGILISPKFTASYGLLGTTFGGNHLACAAGIAVLDVIESQKLMDNVNDVYAYFLEAIKQVPEVINIKGKGLMLGVEFDFDVSTLRKKMIIDKHIFTGNANNKNLLRILPPLTIKKEAIDTFIIALKETLAELKS; the protein is encoded by the coding sequence ATGAACTTATTTGACGTTTACCCATTATACAACATCACTCCCGTAAAAGCACTGGATTGCACGATTACAGATGAAAAAGGAGTGGAATATTTAGATTTATATGGTGGTCATGGAGTAATTTCCATTGGACACACACAACCGGATTATGTTACCAAATTAAAAAATCAATTGGACAATATTGGTTTTTATTCGAATGCAATTCAAAATCCATTACAAGTAGAATTAGCAGAAAAATTAGGGAAACTTTCCGGATTGGAAGACTATACTTTATTCTTGTGCAGTTCTGGAGCTGAAGCAAATGAAAACGCTTTGAAATTAGCTTCTTTTCACAACAATAAATCACGTGTAATTGCTTTTGACAATTCCTTTCACGGAAGAACTTCGGCGGCAGTTGCAGTGACAGATAACAAAAAAATTGTTGCACCAATCAATGCACAACAAATTGTTACTTTTTTACCATTGAATAATATCGAATTGGTAGAAAACGAATTAAAAAAAGGAGATGTTTCTTCTGTTATCATTGAAGGAATTCAAGGAGTTGGTGGTTTAGACCAAGGAACAACAGAATTTTTCCAGGCATTAGAAAAAATATGCGAGGCACACGATGTTGTTTTGATTTTGGATGAAGTGCAATCCGGATACGGAAGAAGCGGAAAGTTTTTTGCGCACCAACATCATGATATCAAAGCAGATATTATTTGTCTGGCTAAAGGAATGGGTAACGGATTTCCTATAGGTGGCATCTTGATTTCTCCAAAATTCACAGCGAGTTACGGATTATTAGGAACTACTTTTGGTGGAAACCATTTGGCTTGTGCTGCTGGAATAGCAGTTTTAGATGTGATTGAAAGCCAAAAATTAATGGATAACGTAAATGACGTTTATGCCTATTTTTTAGAAGCAATCAAACAAGTTCCTGAAGTTATCAACATAAAAGGAAAAGGATTAATGCTAGGTGTAGAATTTGATTTTGATGTAAGTACACTTCGTAAAAAAATGATTATAGACAAACATATTTTTACAGGAAATGCTAATAATAAAAACTTATTAAGAATCCTTCCTCCATTGACAATCAAAAAGGAAGCGATTGACACCTTTATTATAGCTTTAAAAGAAACATTGGCAGAATTAAAATCGTAG
- a CDS encoding GNAT family N-acetyltransferase, protein MKISIIVTQEEHYKYSQEICDTIESSALLRGTGIAKRTPEYIQKKMESKDAVIALDNGKFAGFCYIESWQHGKFVAHSGLIVHPDYRNLGLAKKIKSFVFDYSLQKYPEAKVFGITTGLAVMKINSDLGYKPVPFSELTSDPSFWKGCQTCTNYEILKSKDNKMCLCTGMLYDPKEKPKDPPKHPFNVRVLNRLKLIKEALFLKK, encoded by the coding sequence ATGAAAATTTCTATCATTGTAACTCAGGAAGAACATTATAAGTATTCGCAGGAAATATGCGATACTATTGAATCGTCTGCCTTATTGAGAGGTACTGGGATTGCTAAAAGAACTCCAGAATACATCCAAAAAAAGATGGAAAGCAAAGATGCCGTTATTGCATTAGACAATGGGAAATTTGCTGGTTTTTGCTATATCGAAAGTTGGCAACACGGAAAGTTTGTAGCACATTCTGGTTTGATTGTACATCCTGATTACAGAAATTTAGGTTTAGCAAAAAAAATCAAATCATTTGTTTTTGACTATTCATTGCAAAAATATCCAGAAGCTAAGGTTTTTGGAATCACAACTGGTTTAGCAGTAATGAAAATCAATTCAGATTTGGGTTACAAACCAGTTCCTTTTTCAGAATTGACCAGCGATCCAAGTTTTTGGAAAGGATGTCAAACGTGTACAAATTATGAAATACTAAAAAGCAAAGACAATAAAATGTGTTTGTGTACGGGAATGCTTTATGACCCAAAAGAAAAACCTAAGGACCCACCTAAACATCCATTTAATGTTAGAGTATTAAACCGATTAAAATTAATTAAAGAAGCCTTGTTCTTAAAAAAATAA
- the argC gene encoding N-acetyl-gamma-glutamyl-phosphate reductase, whose translation MINIGIIGGSGYTAGELIRILMFHPNATLDFVYSTTNAGKPLHVAHHDLMGDIEMNFTDTVNPNVNVVFLCLGHGKSKSFLEQNQFASHTKIIDLGNDFRLTKDKDFDSKTFVYGLPELNKSAIKNAQFIANPGCFATAIQLALLPLAKNEMLTTDVHINATTGSTGAGVTPSETTHFSWRSNNMSHYKAFEHQHLGEINQSVNQLQTDYTNELIFVPNRGDFARGIFATLYTTIEENLEDVVGKYEAFYKDQPFVTVTTTGINMKQVVQTNKCIISLMKKGNRLLITSVIDNLTKGASGQAIQNMNLMFGLDETTGLHLKPSGF comes from the coding sequence ATGATTAATATTGGAATAATCGGAGGTTCGGGTTACACAGCAGGAGAACTCATCAGAATATTGATGTTTCATCCCAATGCTACACTTGATTTTGTTTACAGCACGACAAATGCTGGAAAACCACTTCATGTTGCGCATCATGATTTAATGGGTGATATCGAAATGAATTTTACCGATACCGTGAATCCAAATGTGAATGTTGTTTTCTTGTGCTTAGGACACGGTAAATCAAAATCATTTTTAGAGCAAAATCAATTTGCGAGTCATACCAAAATCATCGATTTAGGAAATGATTTCAGATTGACAAAAGACAAAGATTTTGATAGCAAAACTTTCGTTTATGGTTTGCCAGAATTGAATAAATCAGCAATTAAAAACGCTCAATTCATAGCAAATCCGGGGTGTTTTGCAACAGCGATTCAACTAGCTTTATTGCCATTGGCTAAAAACGAAATGCTTACGACTGACGTTCATATCAATGCTACAACCGGAAGTACAGGAGCCGGAGTAACTCCTTCAGAAACGACACATTTCAGTTGGAGATCGAACAATATGTCGCATTACAAAGCTTTTGAACACCAACATTTGGGCGAAATAAACCAAAGTGTAAACCAATTGCAAACGGATTATACAAACGAATTGATTTTTGTACCTAACAGAGGTGATTTTGCGAGAGGAATTTTCGCAACATTATACACAACAATCGAAGAAAATCTGGAAGATGTAGTTGGGAAATATGAAGCTTTTTACAAAGACCAACCTTTCGTAACCGTTACTACGACTGGAATCAATATGAAACAAGTGGTTCAAACAAATAAATGTATTATTAGTTTAATGAAAAAAGGAAACCGGTTATTGATTACTTCAGTAATTGATAATTTAACAAAAGGAGCCTCAGGACAAGCCATACAAAACATGAATTTAATGTTTGGATTGGATGAAACCACAGGATTACATTTGAAACCATCTGGATTCTAA
- a CDS encoding N-acetylornithine carbamoyltransferase, whose amino-acid sequence MNYISIQNIDLLDIWVKQALKIKKKPLKNKKLGKNKTLGMLFFNSSLRTRLSTQKAALNLGMNVMVMNFTSEGWTLEFEDGAIMNQGASEHIKEAAEVVSQYCDIIAIRAFAGLIDKEKDNAETVLMGFLKYATVPIVNMESATGHPLQSLADAITMAEHKTKHRPKVVLTWAPHPRALPQAVANSFVQMMQLQDADFVITHPEGYELNPEITKDSKIEYDQDKAFENADFIYAKNWSNYKEYGQITNSDPNWTVTADKMKLTNNAKFMHCLPVRRNVIVTDEVIDSENSIVIEQANNRTYAAQLVLQKILENGK is encoded by the coding sequence ATGAACTACATCTCCATACAAAACATAGATTTACTCGATATATGGGTGAAACAAGCATTAAAAATCAAGAAAAAACCACTTAAAAACAAAAAACTAGGAAAAAATAAAACCTTAGGAATGTTGTTTTTTAATTCCAGTTTAAGAACGCGTTTGAGTACACAAAAAGCAGCTTTGAATTTAGGAATGAATGTCATGGTAATGAATTTTACCAGCGAAGGATGGACACTTGAATTTGAAGATGGAGCTATCATGAATCAAGGGGCTTCTGAGCATATTAAAGAAGCTGCTGAAGTAGTTTCTCAATATTGTGATATTATTGCCATTAGAGCTTTTGCCGGATTAATAGATAAAGAAAAAGACAATGCCGAAACCGTTCTTATGGGTTTCTTAAAATATGCCACTGTGCCTATTGTCAATATGGAAAGTGCTACAGGACATCCATTACAATCACTTGCCGATGCCATCACTATGGCAGAACACAAAACTAAACACAGACCAAAAGTAGTTTTAACTTGGGCACCACATCCTAGAGCTTTACCTCAGGCTGTTGCTAATTCTTTTGTACAAATGATGCAATTGCAAGATGCTGATTTTGTCATTACACATCCTGAAGGGTACGAATTGAATCCTGAAATAACGAAAGATTCCAAGATTGAATATGATCAAGATAAAGCTTTTGAAAATGCCGATTTTATCTATGCCAAAAACTGGAGCAATTACAAGGAATATGGTCAAATTACTAATTCCGACCCAAATTGGACCGTAACTGCCGATAAAATGAAGCTGACAAATAATGCTAAATTCATGCACTGTTTGCCTGTAAGACGTAATGTAATTGTTACTGATGAAGTAATCGACAGCGAAAATTCAATTGTTATCGAACAAGCCAACAATAGAACCTATGCCGCACAATTAGTATTGCAAAAAATATTGGAAAATGGAAAATAA
- the argB gene encoding acetylglutamate kinase: MENKKPLTLIKIGGNIIDNPMELKQFLSDFSKIEGYKVLVHGGGKSATKMAESIGLVPQMIDGRRITDAAMLDVVVMIYAGQINKNIVAQLQANSTNAMGFSGADGNLIQSDKRNHPTINYGFVGDVKKVNTQLLETLLSTGIVPVFCAITHDGKGQLLNTNADTIASELAIALSEVFDVTLNYCFEKPGVLYDAEDDSSVIENINQELYSKLKSEKAIHSGMIPKLDNCFNSLSKGVQKIKIGHHRMLQDKTALYTSIEL, from the coding sequence ATGGAAAATAAAAAACCGTTAACCCTAATAAAAATCGGAGGAAACATCATTGATAATCCAATGGAGTTAAAACAATTTTTATCTGATTTTTCTAAAATTGAAGGATATAAAGTACTCGTTCATGGCGGAGGAAAATCAGCTACTAAAATGGCCGAAAGTATTGGTTTAGTTCCACAAATGATTGATGGAAGACGCATTACTGATGCCGCTATGCTAGATGTAGTCGTAATGATTTATGCAGGTCAAATTAATAAAAATATTGTTGCTCAATTACAAGCAAATTCAACTAATGCAATGGGCTTTTCTGGCGCTGATGGAAACTTAATTCAATCAGATAAAAGAAACCACCCAACCATTAATTATGGTTTTGTGGGCGATGTCAAAAAAGTAAATACACAATTATTGGAAACATTACTTTCAACTGGTATAGTTCCTGTATTTTGTGCAATCACACACGATGGAAAAGGGCAATTATTAAATACAAATGCTGATACTATCGCAAGCGAATTAGCAATTGCTTTATCGGAAGTTTTTGATGTAACTTTGAATTATTGCTTCGAGAAACCTGGCGTTTTATATGATGCCGAAGACGATTCTTCAGTAATTGAAAACATCAATCAAGAATTATATTCCAAATTGAAATCCGAAAAAGCGATACATTCCGGTATGATTCCTAAATTAGACAACTGTTTCAATAGTTTATCCAAAGGAGTTCAAAAAATAAAAATTGGTCATCACAGGATGTTACAAGATAAAACGGCATTGTACACGAGTATAGAACTATAA
- a CDS encoding glutamate-5-semialdehyde dehydrogenase, which translates to MNHLLPIEKRNSVLSRMAELLEQERANLKTINQQDLNNYSGDDLAMEKRLLVDDAKINGMILSLQQLASQEDPIGVERFNFDHENGMKIINKTAAFGTIMIIYESRPDVTVEAGGIAFKSGNKILLKGGKESLLSNLKIVELWHQALTANNVASEWVEYLNYNREETQAFLEKPTQKVDLIVPRGGENLIAFVKKHATCPVIISGRGNNFVYVNKEADLEKALDIIINGKTSNISVCNALDKVLIDTNLENWEAFATSIVQELQQRNVTVLGDESISKVANVPQIESDLIWYEEFLDYKIVIGTTNSDQEAINKINKYCGGHSASIITKNDAIAQEFMENVDTAAVYQNASTRFTDGGQFGLGGELAISTDKLHQRGPIGLQHLVTNKWYIYGNGQIR; encoded by the coding sequence ATGAACCACTTATTACCAATAGAAAAGCGAAATTCAGTTTTAAGCCGTATGGCCGAACTTCTTGAACAAGAAAGAGCCAATCTTAAGACTATAAATCAACAAGATTTAAATAATTATTCTGGAGATGACTTGGCCATGGAAAAACGTTTGCTGGTTGATGATGCCAAAATTAACGGGATGATTTTATCCCTGCAACAATTAGCAAGTCAAGAAGATCCTATTGGCGTGGAGCGTTTTAATTTCGACCATGAAAACGGAATGAAAATCATCAATAAAACAGCGGCTTTCGGAACCATAATGATCATTTATGAATCCAGACCTGATGTTACTGTTGAAGCTGGTGGAATCGCTTTTAAATCCGGAAATAAAATTCTATTGAAAGGCGGAAAGGAATCTTTACTGTCCAATTTAAAAATTGTAGAATTGTGGCATCAAGCTTTAACAGCAAACAATGTTGCTTCAGAATGGGTGGAATACTTGAATTACAATCGGGAAGAAACGCAGGCATTTTTGGAGAAACCAACACAAAAAGTAGATTTAATCGTTCCTCGTGGTGGTGAAAATCTAATTGCTTTTGTAAAAAAACATGCCACTTGCCCAGTAATAATAAGTGGTCGGGGAAATAATTTTGTGTATGTAAATAAGGAAGCCGATTTAGAGAAAGCACTTGACATTATTATTAATGGAAAGACCTCAAATATATCCGTTTGCAATGCTTTAGATAAAGTTTTAATTGATACAAATCTTGAAAATTGGGAAGCTTTTGCTACCAGTATAGTTCAGGAATTACAACAAAGAAACGTAACTGTTTTGGGAGATGAAAGTATTTCAAAAGTAGCAAATGTACCTCAGATCGAATCGGATTTAATTTGGTACGAAGAGTTTTTAGATTATAAAATTGTTATTGGAACAACAAATTCAGACCAAGAAGCGATTAACAAAATAAATAAATATTGTGGAGGACATTCTGCTTCCATAATCACAAAAAATGATGCTATTGCTCAGGAATTCATGGAAAATGTGGACACAGCAGCCGTTTACCAAAATGCCTCTACCCGATTTACTGATGGAGGGCAATTTGGTTTAGGTGGAGAATTAGCGATAAGCACGGACAAATTGCACCAACGTGGACCAATTGGCTTGCAACATTTAGTTACTAATAAGTGGTATATTTACGGAAATGGACAAATCAGGTAA
- a CDS encoding argininosuccinate synthase, protein MKKVVLAYSGGLDTSYCLKYLKNEKGYEVHTVLINTGGFDEAELAAIEERAYELGSAQHANLTIVDKYYDKAIKYLIYGNVLKNNTYPLSVSAERVFQAIEAIKYAKSVGAEAIAHGSTGAGNDQIRFDLIFQTIAPEIEIITPIRDLKLSRQEEVDYLSKNGVHYSWEKAQYSINKGLWGTSVGGKETLTSNQSLPSEAYPSQLQKTGEEKVTLQFEKGQLVGINGNLDTPTKNIVALEKLASAYAIGRDTHVGDTIIGIKGRVGFEAAAPLIIIKAHHLLEKHTLGKWQQYWKEQLGNWYGMLFHEGQFLDPVMRNIEAFLEDTQTTVNGTVIVSLKPYHFTLDGIESENDLMNTSFGQYGEMNNAWTSDDAKGFIKILGNAQNIFSSVNKLTHD, encoded by the coding sequence ATGAAAAAAGTTGTATTAGCTTATAGTGGAGGATTAGATACCTCATATTGCCTAAAATATTTAAAAAATGAAAAAGGATATGAAGTTCATACCGTTCTTATAAATACAGGAGGATTTGATGAAGCCGAACTAGCCGCTATTGAAGAAAGAGCCTACGAATTAGGAAGTGCACAACATGCAAATCTTACAATTGTAGATAAATATTATGACAAAGCCATTAAATATTTGATTTATGGAAATGTATTAAAAAACAATACCTATCCATTATCCGTAAGTGCAGAACGTGTTTTTCAAGCTATCGAAGCGATTAAATACGCAAAATCTGTTGGTGCAGAGGCAATCGCCCACGGAAGTACTGGTGCAGGAAATGACCAAATTCGTTTTGATTTAATTTTCCAAACCATTGCTCCCGAAATTGAAATCATCACACCTATTAGAGATTTAAAATTATCAAGACAGGAAGAAGTTGATTATTTATCTAAAAACGGAGTTCATTATTCTTGGGAAAAAGCACAATATTCGATTAATAAAGGATTGTGGGGAACAAGCGTAGGTGGTAAAGAAACATTGACCTCAAATCAATCTTTACCAAGTGAAGCTTATCCTTCTCAATTGCAAAAAACGGGCGAAGAGAAAGTAACACTACAATTTGAAAAAGGACAATTAGTAGGCATCAACGGGAATTTGGACACACCAACAAAAAACATCGTTGCCTTAGAAAAACTAGCCAGCGCATATGCAATTGGTAGAGATACTCACGTAGGAGATACGATAATCGGGATTAAAGGAAGAGTTGGTTTTGAAGCTGCTGCGCCTTTAATCATTATCAAAGCGCACCATTTATTAGAAAAACATACACTAGGTAAATGGCAACAATACTGGAAAGAACAATTAGGAAACTGGTATGGAATGTTGTTTCATGAAGGACAATTTTTAGATCCAGTAATGAGAAACATCGAGGCGTTCCTAGAAGACACGCAAACAACTGTAAACGGAACCGTTATCGTTTCGCTAAAACCATATCACTTCACATTAGACGGAATTGAATCTGAAAATGATTTAATGAATACCAGTTTTGGACAATATGGAGAAATGAACAACGCTTGGACCTCTGACGATGCCAAAGGATTTATCAAAATTCTGGGGAATGCTCAAAACATATTTTCATCTGTAAACAAACTGACACATGATTAA
- the fahA gene encoding fumarylacetoacetase: protein MPITANNTKRKSWLEVATSSDFPIQNIPFGVFLTKENIVTVGTRIGDFAIDLGALQQLNYFEGIELTDDMFMQDTLNDFISDGKKTWRLVRNRIAEIFDEKNPKLKDNTKDRDIVIFKMEDVEMQLPVLIGDYTDFYSSKEHATNVGKMFRDPENALLPNWLHIPVGYHGRSSTIVPSGIPVHRPMGQTLPNGETTPVFGPSRSVDFELETAFITTDVNIMGENIPVTETEDYIFGMVLLNDWSARDIQKWEYVPLGPFLSKNFATSISPWIVTMDALEPFRTKGPKQEPTPLPYLQQKGKHSFDINLEVAIQPENAEETVVSHSNFKYLYWSMCQQLAHHTSNGCRVNSGDMMGSGTISGPTEDSFGSMLELTWGGKNPIKLNDGTERKFINDNDTVIMKGFCQNGQVRIGFGEVSSKLLPPFVRK, encoded by the coding sequence ATGCCTATAACAGCTAACAATACTAAAAGAAAATCATGGTTAGAAGTAGCTACAAGCAGCGATTTTCCCATTCAAAACATTCCTTTTGGGGTTTTTCTTACCAAGGAAAACATAGTGACTGTAGGAACTAGAATTGGAGATTTTGCAATTGATTTGGGAGCTTTACAACAATTAAATTATTTTGAAGGCATTGAGCTGACGGATGATATGTTCATGCAAGACACTTTGAATGATTTTATTTCAGATGGAAAAAAAACCTGGCGATTGGTTCGAAATCGTATTGCTGAAATTTTTGACGAAAAAAATCCAAAATTAAAAGATAATACAAAAGACAGAGACATTGTCATCTTCAAAATGGAAGATGTAGAAATGCAACTACCAGTATTAATAGGTGATTACACAGACTTTTATTCCAGCAAAGAGCATGCAACTAATGTAGGAAAAATGTTTCGTGACCCAGAAAACGCATTATTACCAAACTGGCTTCACATCCCAGTAGGATATCACGGAAGAAGCTCTACTATTGTTCCTTCAGGAATTCCGGTACACAGACCAATGGGACAAACCTTGCCAAACGGCGAAACAACACCAGTTTTTGGCCCTTCCCGTTCCGTCGATTTTGAACTGGAAACTGCTTTTATCACAACAGATGTCAATATCATGGGAGAAAATATTCCAGTAACTGAAACCGAAGATTATATTTTCGGAATGGTTTTATTGAATGACTGGAGCGCCCGCGATATTCAAAAATGGGAATATGTGCCATTAGGACCATTCTTATCAAAAAACTTTGCCACTTCTATATCACCATGGATTGTAACTATGGATGCTCTGGAGCCTTTTAGAACTAAAGGCCCAAAGCAAGAACCTACTCCGCTGCCTTATTTACAGCAAAAAGGAAAACATTCTTTTGACATCAATTTAGAAGTGGCAATCCAACCTGAAAATGCCGAGGAAACAGTTGTTTCTCATTCTAATTTTAAATATTTATACTGGTCAATGTGCCAACAGTTAGCACATCATACTTCCAATGGTTGTCGTGTGAATTCTGGTGATATGATGGGATCCGGAACCATTTCAGGGCCTACTGAAGATAGTTTTGGTTCTATGCTAGAATTAACTTGGGGAGGAAAAAACCCTATCAAACTTAATGATGGAACAGAGCGAAAATTCATCAATGATAACGATACAGTAATCATGAAAGGATTTTGTCAAAACGGACAAGTTCGCATTGGTTTTGGCGAAGTTTCCAGTAAACTACTTCCGCCATTCGTGAGAAAATAA